A genome region from Methanococcoides burtonii DSM 6242 includes the following:
- a CDS encoding cobaltochelatase subunit CobN, with the protein MQNIKHQLLLLSVLILLAISPVVSADENKVNIAYIAYSPSSALEMASQSHEHSDEIGYIYIPAYNTTSWGPSDELLNAAQNGILDQQDAILCDMFSSGLFIPMNDTLSAVHDNGISLLDIRSTGTPEYFDYVSNGSIDDTICNYYNNMGTDENGVENAEKLLSHISIEYGNQHDITDEWMVLITYIAYSPSTALDLGSQSNLHHDDIMYTYIPAYNTTSWGPSDELLEASQNGQLARQDLLFCDMFSSGLFDPMNDTFSALHDNGASLLDIRSTGTPEYFDYASNGSIDDIICNYYNNLGTDQVGVKNAEDMLLYLADEYGNKPDVTDNWVSIKVSYIAYSPSMALANASQSNPYAEFIEYNYIPAYNTTTWGPSDELLGSISSGVLAEQNVIFCDMFSSGLFIPLNDTFADMHDNGTSLLDIRSTDTPEYFDYVSNGSINDTICNYYNNMGVSTSAELRNAESLLVYIAKEYGGETALTAGWDYANVSSSGLPAVGIYHPDYGYKYFETTAEYLEWYQQESSERRVYDPSRPTIGMWFHRNDVQNGQTGVVDALIEDIESKDCNVIVGFDTFDDIVQYYCDENEEPLVQSVISLKSFRLNYLDPLKGEEELKKLNVPVLRGIVAEISDSTNVADSNSGIPNAQMVRKTISPNLDGIFEYILVGQSIYDAESMSSEYVPIDGQVDWISNRSIKWAELKLAENEDKKVAVIYYNYPSGKDNIGASYLDTITSMRLLLDEMDDANYTVSDLPANNSELLERIWAQGINAGSWAPGVLDEMVENRTEWGLQLIPMETYKQWFEEELPEDLRNSVIEEWGEPWAEELPENKSVMIWENETGQYLVIPAVQYGNVLLMPQPARGFMQNDDTLYHSSVVPPTHQYIGFYLWLNNDWQPDAIIHFGTHGTHEWLPGKSYGLDRKTEWAPLLLQDLPNIYPYIVANVGEGLTAEYRGNALIVDHMTPTLERSGSYGKIEELSRLTQIYYGPEMSPETKAAYQAQIVYEIGETHIDSDLGLNITDLASYNESEFSSFVKNVLHEYIEEIEGENIPYGMHIFGETPATNTTGYLHDELSLMVRSMLKSGFEGSVLSAFYPEDDYPLGVPFNDTRVDQMLWEVVTNGTDVNESQMMFYGKTNESVTVDLVKGLVYRDRLVDSSMEMDRLLSALNAGFIPAGPGTDPVMNPESVPTGRNFYGVNPELYPSKATWLVGKQMAIDLIDATYDSENGTYPDTIAFSRFGVEFIRDHGTLEAAIMYTLGVRPVWDEDNGYVIGVEEIPEEELLPNYDPSVPGRPRIDIVYLTAGMRDAFPSKVQMIDDSIRLANSIEPVNYPNYVREHSDANYEQYYEELSKTMDEETASNLARKLSTMRCYAVRDGTYEIGTGNAMGASGSWESDEEIVNIYLEKMGFLYGSELWGYEFSQSLIANLMNVDASVHSVNSNLYNSIDNDDFFQYFGALNLAIRNLSGDNPDSYVVDGSDPEMTELSTLKEYFMKDLRTTAFNPKWIEGMKGSGYAGGRMFAEIIDNVWLAEVSDPELVDDSTWEMLHNTYVNDEMREWFNENNPGAYQSITGRMLEAARKDYWDAPQEVIDHLVKEYVESVVENGVTCCHHTCGNIPLDDYVVNQALASGAVSMSTLDDYQRILEDATQREVPKQEVSSTAVRSNGGSSSGKAVVSESANQNSSSTGGYDVDLESDPSPVKAADSPDNYVEGYEMTSESISETEVESSPFSTSDIVGTLILLVSVGMIYVGFMRKK; encoded by the coding sequence ATGCAGAATATAAAACATCAATTATTACTATTAAGTGTTTTGATTTTACTGGCGATTTCGCCAGTGGTATCGGCAGACGAGAACAAAGTGAACATTGCGTATATTGCCTATTCTCCAAGTTCAGCTTTGGAAATGGCTAGTCAGAGCCATGAACACAGTGATGAGATCGGGTATATTTACATACCCGCTTACAACACAACTTCCTGGGGACCAAGCGATGAATTGCTTAATGCTGCTCAAAATGGTATTCTGGACCAACAGGATGCGATCCTTTGTGACATGTTCTCTTCTGGTCTCTTCATCCCAATGAATGATACATTGTCAGCAGTGCATGATAATGGTATTTCATTACTTGATATTCGCTCAACCGGTACTCCTGAATACTTTGATTACGTTTCAAATGGTTCTATTGACGATACCATTTGCAACTACTATAACAATATGGGTACAGATGAAAATGGTGTTGAAAATGCTGAAAAGTTATTGAGTCACATCTCAATAGAATATGGCAACCAGCATGATATTACAGACGAATGGATGGTCCTGATCACCTATATCGCCTATTCTCCAAGTACTGCTCTTGATCTTGGAAGCCAGAGCAATCTCCACCATGACGATATTATGTACACATATATCCCTGCTTACAATACGACTTCCTGGGGTCCTAGTGATGAATTGCTGGAAGCTTCACAGAATGGTCAGCTTGCTCGTCAGGATCTCCTTTTCTGTGACATGTTCTCTTCTGGTCTCTTTGATCCAATGAATGATACATTCTCAGCTTTGCATGATAATGGAGCTTCGTTACTTGATATTCGTTCAACCGGTACTCCTGAATACTTTGATTATGCTTCAAATGGGTCCATTGACGATATTATCTGCAACTACTATAACAACTTAGGAACAGATCAAGTCGGTGTAAAGAATGCGGAAGATATGTTGCTCTATCTTGCAGATGAATATGGCAATAAGCCAGATGTGACCGACAATTGGGTTTCAATTAAAGTCTCGTATATTGCTTATTCTCCAAGTATGGCCCTCGCAAATGCAAGTCAAAGCAATCCGTATGCTGAATTCATAGAATACAATTACATTCCTGCTTACAACACGACAACATGGGGTCCAAGCGATGAGCTTTTAGGATCTATATCCAGTGGTGTACTTGCAGAACAAAATGTCATTTTCTGTGATATGTTCTCTTCTGGTCTCTTTATTCCATTGAACGATACTTTTGCAGATATGCATGATAATGGTACTTCTTTACTTGATATTCGCTCAACAGACACTCCTGAATACTTTGATTATGTCTCCAACGGTTCGATCAATGATACGATCTGTAACTATTACAACAATATGGGCGTAAGCACATCAGCCGAATTAAGAAACGCTGAAAGCCTGCTTGTCTATATTGCAAAAGAGTATGGTGGGGAGACTGCTTTGACTGCTGGGTGGGATTATGCAAATGTTTCATCAAGTGGTCTTCCTGCAGTAGGAATTTACCATCCCGACTATGGCTACAAGTATTTTGAAACAACAGCTGAATATCTTGAATGGTATCAGCAGGAAAGCTCTGAAAGAAGGGTGTACGATCCTTCAAGACCTACTATCGGGATGTGGTTCCACCGGAATGACGTTCAGAATGGCCAGACCGGTGTGGTCGATGCTTTGATAGAAGACATTGAATCCAAGGACTGTAACGTTATAGTTGGTTTTGATACATTCGATGATATCGTTCAGTACTATTGTGACGAAAACGAGGAACCACTTGTACAGTCTGTTATTTCTCTCAAGAGCTTTAGACTTAATTACCTTGATCCTTTAAAAGGCGAGGAAGAACTGAAAAAGCTCAATGTTCCTGTTCTAAGGGGAATAGTAGCAGAAATATCTGATTCTACCAATGTTGCAGATTCCAATAGTGGTATTCCCAATGCTCAGATGGTGCGAAAGACGATATCACCAAATCTTGATGGTATCTTTGAATACATTCTGGTCGGGCAGTCAATATACGATGCTGAATCCATGAGTAGTGAATATGTACCGATCGATGGACAGGTCGATTGGATAAGTAACAGATCTATCAAATGGGCAGAGTTGAAACTTGCTGAGAACGAAGATAAAAAAGTAGCTGTTATCTACTACAACTATCCTTCAGGAAAGGATAACATCGGGGCAAGCTATCTCGATACCATCACAAGCATGAGGCTTTTGCTGGATGAAATGGATGATGCAAATTATACTGTTTCTGATCTTCCTGCTAACAACAGCGAACTTCTTGAAAGGATATGGGCACAGGGTATAAACGCTGGTTCCTGGGCACCTGGTGTTCTTGATGAGATGGTGGAGAACCGCACCGAATGGGGACTTCAGCTTATTCCGATGGAAACGTATAAGCAATGGTTCGAAGAAGAACTTCCTGAAGACCTAAGAAATTCCGTCATTGAAGAATGGGGTGAGCCATGGGCAGAAGAGCTTCCTGAGAACAAGTCTGTGATGATATGGGAAAATGAAACGGGTCAGTATTTGGTCATTCCTGCTGTACAGTATGGAAATGTATTGTTAATGCCACAGCCAGCCCGTGGTTTCATGCAGAATGACGATACGCTGTATCATAGTAGTGTTGTTCCTCCGACCCATCAATACATCGGTTTCTACCTATGGTTGAACAATGACTGGCAACCAGATGCTATCATACATTTCGGAACCCATGGAACACATGAATGGCTTCCTGGAAAGTCTTATGGTCTTGACAGAAAGACCGAATGGGCACCATTGTTGCTTCAGGACCTTCCGAACATCTATCCTTACATAGTTGCAAATGTCGGAGAAGGTCTGACCGCTGAATACCGTGGTAATGCACTTATCGTAGACCACATGACCCCTACACTTGAGCGTTCGGGAAGTTATGGTAAGATCGAAGAGTTGTCTCGTTTGACACAGATCTACTATGGACCTGAGATGAGTCCCGAGACAAAGGCTGCTTATCAGGCACAGATAGTTTACGAGATCGGAGAAACACACATCGATTCTGACCTCGGGCTTAATATAACCGATCTGGCAAGCTACAATGAGTCCGAGTTCAGTAGTTTTGTTAAAAATGTGCTGCATGAGTATATTGAAGAGATCGAGGGTGAGAATATCCCTTATGGTATGCATATCTTCGGTGAAACGCCTGCTACGAACACTACCGGTTATCTTCATGATGAATTGTCTCTGATGGTCAGATCGATGCTCAAGAGTGGATTTGAGGGGTCAGTTCTGTCAGCATTCTATCCTGAAGATGATTATCCTCTGGGGGTTCCTTTCAATGACACACGTGTAGATCAGATGCTCTGGGAAGTTGTAACCAATGGTACTGATGTGAATGAGTCCCAGATGATGTTCTATGGCAAGACCAATGAGTCTGTAACTGTGGATCTCGTGAAAGGTCTCGTTTATAGGGATCGGCTTGTAGATTCTTCAATGGAAATGGACCGGCTTTTATCTGCACTCAATGCAGGTTTCATTCCGGCAGGTCCGGGCACTGATCCTGTGATGAATCCCGAGTCTGTGCCTACTGGCAGGAACTTCTATGGTGTGAATCCTGAGCTTTATCCTTCTAAGGCTACATGGTTAGTTGGCAAACAAATGGCGATTGATCTGATAGATGCAACTTATGACAGCGAAAATGGTACGTATCCAGATACGATTGCATTCTCAAGGTTCGGTGTGGAGTTCATACGTGATCATGGTACTCTCGAAGCTGCAATAATGTACACACTTGGTGTCAGGCCGGTGTGGGATGAAGATAATGGATATGTGATCGGTGTCGAAGAAATACCTGAAGAGGAGTTGCTTCCAAACTATGATCCTTCAGTTCCCGGGAGACCTCGTATCGATATCGTTTATCTTACTGCCGGAATGCGTGATGCTTTCCCGAGCAAGGTGCAGATGATAGATGATTCGATAAGACTTGCCAATAGTATCGAACCGGTGAATTATCCAAACTATGTACGTGAACATTCAGATGCAAACTATGAGCAGTACTATGAAGAGCTGTCTAAGACAATGGATGAGGAAACTGCATCCAATCTTGCAAGGAAGTTGTCCACTATGCGCTGTTATGCGGTGCGTGATGGAACTTATGAGATCGGAACTGGAAATGCAATGGGTGCAAGTGGTTCCTGGGAGTCAGATGAAGAGATCGTAAATATCTATCTTGAAAAGATGGGATTCCTTTATGGTAGTGAACTTTGGGGATATGAGTTCAGTCAGTCCCTTATAGCCAATCTCATGAATGTAGATGCTTCAGTTCATTCTGTAAACTCCAATCTATATAATTCCATAGACAATGATGATTTCTTCCAATATTTTGGAGCATTGAATCTGGCGATAAGGAATCTTTCTGGAGATAACCCTGATTCTTATGTTGTGGATGGTAGTGACCCTGAGATGACTGAGCTCTCTACTCTGAAAGAATACTTTATGAAAGATTTACGTACCACTGCTTTTAACCCGAAATGGATCGAAGGTATGAAGGGGTCAGGTTATGCAGGTGGCAGGATGTTTGCAGAAATTATTGATAATGTATGGCTTGCGGAAGTTTCGGATCCAGAACTGGTTGATGATTCTACCTGGGAAATGCTTCACAATACATATGTCAATGATGAGATGAGGGAATGGTTCAATGAGAATAATCCGGGTGCTTATCAGTCCATTACAGGAAGGATGCTTGAGGCTGCAAGAAAGGATTACTGGGATGCTCCTCAGGAGGTCATTGACCATCTTGTCAAGGAATATGTTGAATCCGTCGTTGAAAATGGTGTGACCTGCTGCCATCACACGTGTGGCAACATTCCTCTTGATGACTATGTTGTGAATCAGGCACTTGCTTCAGGGGCTGTTAGTATGAGCACTTTAGATGATTATCAGCGTATCTTGGAGGATGCGACACAACGAGAGGTTCCAAAGCAGGAAGTTTCCAGCACTGCTGTTAGAAGTAATGGTGGCAGTTCTTCAGGAAAAGCGGTTGTCTCTGAAAGTGCGAACCAGAATTCAAGTTCAACAGGTGGCTATGACGTTGATCTTGAGAGTGATCCTTCTCCTGTAAAAGCTGCTGATTCTCCTGACAATTATGTGGAAGGTTATGAGATGACCTCTGAATCGATTTCTGAAACCGAAGTGGAAAGTTCTCCTTTCTCAACATCTGATATTGTGGGGACCTTGATCCTTCTAGTATCTGTCGGGATGATCTATGTGGGGTTCATGAGAAAGAAATAA
- a CDS encoding DUF2162 domain-containing protein produces the protein MNMVILTVIGILMAILLFGVKTGIGCGFSNRSLKSILLLASSYLILSIVLGSLIGYVDQSNLDVIASMGMSLHVLVALLLIGAGIYTQKQWNCGCDVSHRTFLVISLPCPVCLTALFISCMLLASYIDMSGTLIGLLVGVVFFISVVSTSLLCKKLGKTPETLGNIMMILGIYYLMGAIIVPAYIKTKQMNIPQYTAPPIDILPFVVFAVFIAGGFVLNNIRSN, from the coding sequence ATGAACATGGTAATTCTCACAGTCATAGGTATCCTAATGGCTATCTTACTCTTTGGAGTGAAAACCGGGATTGGTTGTGGCTTCTCTAACCGTAGTCTGAAAAGCATTCTTCTATTGGCTTCCAGTTATCTTATTTTGTCCATTGTTCTGGGCAGTCTGATTGGATATGTGGACCAGTCGAACCTTGATGTTATTGCGAGCATGGGTATGTCTCTCCACGTCCTTGTTGCATTGTTACTTATTGGGGCAGGCATCTATACCCAAAAACAATGGAATTGTGGCTGTGATGTTTCCCATAGGACATTCCTTGTGATCTCCCTGCCCTGTCCTGTCTGCCTGACAGCATTGTTCATATCCTGTATGCTGCTGGCATCGTACATCGATATGAGTGGTACTCTGATAGGGTTGCTTGTGGGTGTAGTTTTTTTTATTTCTGTCGTTTCAACATCACTGCTTTGCAAGAAACTTGGCAAGACCCCCGAAACGCTCGGTAACATCATGATGATCCTTGGTATCTACTATCTAATGGGTGCCATTATTGTTCCTGCTTACATCAAAACGAAACAGATGAACATCCCTCAATATACTGCACCGCCTATTGATATTCTTCCCTTTGTGGTCTTCGCGGTCTTCATTGCCGGGGGATTTGTTCTGAATAATATACGGAGTAATTAA
- a CDS encoding DUF2149 domain-containing protein yields the protein MRRKRYHRPGILYEEDDQNPLTGVANLFDIAMVFSVALMIALVMSFQLPELLSPTADITIVKNPGQPDMKIIVKEGQNIEVLNMTDQIGGGTGEALGTAYQLADGRVVYVPDSGNDTGS from the coding sequence ATGAGGAGAAAACGCTATCATAGGCCCGGCATCCTCTATGAGGAAGATGACCAGAACCCTCTGACAGGTGTTGCGAATCTATTCGATATCGCCATGGTGTTCTCAGTAGCACTTATGATAGCTCTTGTCATGTCTTTCCAGCTTCCCGAACTTCTAAGTCCTACGGCGGATATAACCATTGTTAAAAATCCGGGTCAGCCTGATATGAAGATCATTGTCAAGGAAGGTCAGAATATAGAAGTACTGAATATGACCGATCAGATAGGCGGTGGTACCGGTGAGGCTCTTGGTACTGCCTATCAGTTGGCTGATGGAAGGGTCGTCTATGTTCCGGACTCAGGAAATGACACCGGATCCTGA
- a CDS encoding transcriptional regulator produces MDDKEHEMVMLLQKLNVSKPVAKALACLLSTERITSREVEMMSRLRQPEVSIAMNYLKENNWVDVEEIKKEQGKGRPIKVYSLIVPMNEIIETIESKVLAENKILLENIEKLKSLS; encoded by the coding sequence ATGGATGACAAAGAACATGAAATGGTGATGCTTCTTCAGAAGCTTAATGTATCAAAACCGGTTGCAAAAGCACTTGCTTGTTTACTTAGTACTGAACGGATAACTTCTCGTGAGGTCGAGATGATGTCTCGTCTGAGGCAGCCGGAAGTCAGCATCGCTATGAACTATCTCAAAGAGAACAATTGGGTCGATGTCGAAGAAATAAAGAAGGAACAGGGCAAAGGAAGGCCAATAAAGGTTTATTCGCTCATTGTTCCAATGAACGAGATCATTGAGACCATTGAATCTAAAGTATTGGCTGAAAACAAAATTCTCTTGGAGAATATTGAAAAGCTTAAGAGCTTATCTTAA
- a CDS encoding FKBP-type peptidyl-prolyl cis-trans isomerase has protein sequence MVQEGDLISVNYIGQLEDGTIFDTSLEDVAKEAGQHNPARGYEPLEFTVGAGQMIPGFDAGVVGMTVGEEKTVTIPAAEAYGEYDEELVQPVPRTQLKEMGIEPEVGMPLFTQYGQVTIVRIDETNAYVDYNHHLAGETLTFKITLVSIGKE, from the coding sequence ATGGTACAAGAAGGAGATCTAATATCGGTCAACTACATCGGTCAGCTTGAAGACGGAACTATCTTTGATACATCTCTTGAAGATGTCGCAAAGGAAGCAGGGCAGCACAATCCTGCAAGAGGATACGAACCCCTTGAGTTCACGGTCGGCGCAGGCCAGATGATCCCCGGGTTCGATGCAGGCGTTGTCGGCATGACGGTCGGTGAAGAAAAGACAGTCACCATCCCAGCAGCAGAAGCCTATGGAGAATACGATGAGGAACTTGTTCAGCCGGTCCCAAGAACCCAGCTTAAAGAAATGGGCATCGAGCCAGAGGTAGGCATGCCACTCTTCACCCAGTATGGTCAGGTCACTATTGTAAGAATAGATGAGACCAACGCATATGTTGACTACAACCACCACCTTGCCGGAGAGACACTTACCTTCAAGATCACGCTGGTATCCATTGGCAAGGAATGA
- a CDS encoding OB-fold nucleic acid binding domain-containing protein: MEKEEKIIAILLAMAILSLAVAYFIYMPGELGGNIEPLSDSTTLGEKVFVEGAVLNKRMTYSGDHLILEIEHEGEMITVFVPNNKGAKEIGKELAVNDMAHIAGVLDEYEGELEIIVKDKKDVEKL, from the coding sequence ATGGAAAAAGAAGAGAAAATAATTGCTATTCTGCTGGCAATGGCTATACTATCGCTGGCAGTAGCTTATTTTATATATATGCCCGGAGAGTTGGGCGGCAATATTGAACCATTGTCAGATTCAACCACCCTCGGAGAAAAAGTCTTTGTTGAAGGAGCTGTCCTCAATAAGAGAATGACCTATTCCGGAGACCATCTTATCCTGGAGATCGAACACGAAGGTGAGATGATCACTGTATTCGTTCCGAACAATAAAGGTGCCAAAGAGATAGGCAAGGAACTGGCAGTCAATGATATGGCACATATTGCAGGGGTCCTTGACGAGTACGAAGGTGAACTTGAGATCATTGTTAAGGACAAGAAGGATGTTGAAAAGCTCTGA
- a CDS encoding MotA/TolQ/ExbB proton channel family protein produces MAIDSFLFQLMYTASAALLYPVVILLLLAVAASLGLIGEFISEYAKRHRNVRELEKVGRSVQESVKASSLDNAAEKLHSLDQNQLVTSFAKDAGEYLKQNSISSIDWLSEEYEVRMTKRLEQTKILSTVAPMLGLMGTLIPLGPALIGLAQGDILQLANNLMIAFATTVLGLFAGVVGYVLTLIRKRWYWQDMADIDYLMDSMGSDQ; encoded by the coding sequence ATGGCTATTGATTCATTTTTGTTTCAGCTGATGTACACTGCATCAGCCGCGTTGTTATATCCAGTGGTCATACTGCTGCTTTTAGCAGTCGCAGCATCTCTTGGATTGATTGGTGAGTTCATTTCGGAATATGCAAAACGTCACCGCAATGTACGGGAACTTGAAAAAGTTGGTCGAAGCGTGCAGGAAAGCGTGAAAGCTTCTTCGCTTGACAATGCAGCAGAAAAATTGCATAGTCTTGATCAGAACCAATTGGTAACCTCATTTGCAAAAGATGCTGGTGAATATCTGAAACAGAACTCAATTTCCTCTATTGACTGGCTTTCAGAAGAGTATGAGGTAAGGATGACAAAGCGTCTGGAGCAGACCAAGATACTATCTACGGTTGCTCCAATGCTCGGTCTGATGGGTACTCTAATTCCACTGGGTCCTGCGCTCATTGGTCTTGCACAGGGTGATATCCTACAGCTTGCTAACAACCTGATGATCGCTTTTGCAACAACAGTTCTCGGACTGTTCGCAGGTGTCGTAGGGTATGTCCTGACACTTATCAGAAAACGGTGGTACTGGCAGGATATGGCAGATATCGATTATCTTATGGATTCCATGGGGAGTGACCAATGA
- a CDS encoding Coenzyme F420 hydrogenase/dehydrogenase, beta subunit C-terminal domain: protein MFIDPICKVHMSEKSDFVTEYGGKTYYFCSGKCKSKFDRLEKSVIRLKRNIGDREKISFGRLNKEIIKTGICTLCGACVASCEYVTFVDNKPKLVGKCTACGVCYNQCPRTITKEEDLIGKIRYAYAARSAIPGVKGQDGGVVTSMLAYALDEGLLDCAVVTKRSKDEPWKAEPVIVRTSAEVLESAGSIYTHSMTLEPLMSAIKQGMGSIGFVGPSCNIDAVHKMQTSSYGFLHLFLRARVLKFGLFCMDSFEHDGIKEFVESKGMDLNDIHSMKIRKGLFELGTSEGMKSYDLSELDQYRCSSCKYCTDMVSENTDISFGGVGTPVGWTTVLIRSSVGYEIFNEAVDSGYLEARPLEKAEMDRTINLAKMKKVQMYTLNRRQQG from the coding sequence ATGTTCATTGATCCCATCTGTAAAGTTCATATGTCTGAAAAGAGTGACTTTGTCACTGAATATGGTGGCAAAACATACTATTTCTGTTCTGGTAAGTGCAAGAGCAAGTTCGACAGGCTTGAAAAAAGCGTTATACGCCTTAAGCGCAATATCGGTGATCGTGAGAAAATATCTTTTGGCAGGTTGAACAAGGAGATAATCAAGACTGGAATATGCACTTTGTGTGGTGCATGTGTTGCTTCCTGTGAATATGTCACTTTTGTGGACAACAAGCCAAAACTTGTGGGCAAATGCACTGCCTGTGGGGTTTGTTATAATCAATGTCCTAGAACCATTACCAAGGAAGAGGACCTCATTGGAAAGATAAGGTACGCTTATGCTGCAAGGTCCGCGATCCCCGGGGTAAAAGGGCAGGATGGTGGCGTTGTAACTTCAATGCTTGCATATGCACTTGATGAAGGGTTGCTTGATTGTGCGGTCGTTACGAAACGATCTAAGGATGAACCCTGGAAGGCTGAGCCTGTGATAGTTAGAACCTCTGCTGAAGTGCTTGAGTCTGCTGGCAGCATCTATACCCATAGTATGACACTGGAACCTTTGATGAGCGCCATAAAGCAGGGGATGGGGAGCATTGGATTTGTTGGTCCAAGTTGCAATATAGATGCAGTACACAAGATGCAGACAAGTTCTTATGGTTTTCTTCATCTTTTCTTAAGGGCAAGGGTGCTTAAGTTCGGTCTGTTCTGTATGGACAGCTTTGAACATGACGGGATTAAGGAATTCGTTGAGTCAAAGGGTATGGACCTTAATGATATCCACTCTATGAAGATCCGAAAAGGTCTTTTTGAGCTTGGTACTTCTGAAGGTATGAAGAGCTATGATCTTTCAGAATTAGATCAGTACCGATGCAGTTCATGCAAATACTGTACGGACATGGTTTCAGAGAATACTGATATTTCATTTGGTGGCGTGGGAACCCCGGTTGGTTGGACAACAGTGCTTATAAGGTCCTCTGTCGGGTATGAAATATTTAATGAAGCGGTAGATAGTGGTTATCTGGAAGCCCGTCCTCTGGAAAAAGCTGAAATGGATCGAACGATCAACCTTGCAAAGATGAAAAAGGTACAGATGTACACGTTGAACCGTAGGCAACAGGGATAA
- a CDS encoding FKBP-type peptidyl-prolyl cis-trans isomerase, which translates to MVQEGDLISVNYIGQLDDGTIFDTSFEDVAKEAGQYNPARGYEPLEFTVGASRLIAGFDAGVVGMTVGEEKTVVIPAAEAYGEYDEERVQPVPISQLKEKDIEPEVGMLLNTISGQQVPIVRMDETNAYVDNNYPLAGETLTFQITLVSIGQD; encoded by the coding sequence ATGGTACAAGAAGGAGATCTAATATCGGTCAACTATATAGGCCAGCTTGACGACGGAACGATCTTTGATACATCCTTTGAAGATGTCGCAAAGGAAGCAGGACAGTACAATCCTGCAAGAGGATACGAACCCCTTGAATTCACGGTCGGTGCCAGCCGGTTGATCGCAGGTTTCGATGCAGGTGTTGTCGGCATGACAGTCGGTGAAGAAAAGACAGTGGTCATCCCAGCTGCAGAAGCCTACGGAGAATATGATGAAGAACGTGTCCAACCGGTCCCAATAAGCCAACTTAAAGAAAAGGATATTGAGCCAGAAGTCGGCATGCTACTTAATACTATTTCCGGCCAACAAGTCCCCATTGTTAGAATGGATGAGACCAACGCATATGTTGACAACAACTACCCCCTTGCCGGAGAGACACTTACCTTCCAGATCACACTTGTTTCCATTGGCCAGGACTGA